One Xiphophorus maculatus strain JP 163 A chromosome 9, X_maculatus-5.0-male, whole genome shotgun sequence DNA segment encodes these proteins:
- the agxt gene encoding serine--pyruvate aminotransferase translates to MSPVSMPPPQCLKKRMVVPHRYMFGPGPSNVPRRILEAGAKPVIGHMHPETFEIMSDIKSGIQYLFQTQNRTTFAVSGTGHTAMECAIFNTVESGESVLVAVNGIWGERAADMGERVGAKVKTIVAPPGGYLTNAEIEKALSEHRPVLFFLAHGESSTGVLHPLDGIGDLCHKYSCLFLVDSVASIGGTPLYMDQQGIDILYTGSQKVLNAPPGTAPISFSERACQKVFSRTTKPVSFFLDLSWLSNYWGCDDKPARIYHHTVPVTALYSLRESLAVLADEGLEKSWDRHQKVAEYFHAGLESMGLKLFVKEKHARLPTVTTIVAPHGYDWKEITTYIMKTHSLEISGGLGTSVGLVLRVGLMGCNSSKANADMVLAALKDALKHCHRSKV, encoded by the exons ATGTCGCCCGTCTCCATGCCTCCACCACAATGCCTGAAGAAACGAATGGTTGTTCCTCACCGTTACATGTTTGGACCAGGACCTTCCAATGTTCCTCGACGCATTCTGGAAGCCGGAGCCAAGCCGGTCATTGGACACATGCACCCAGAGACATTTGAG ATCATGAGCGACATCAAGAGTGGAATCCAATACCTGTTCCAAACACAGAACAGGACAACCTTTGCCGTGAGCGGCACTGGCCACACTGCAATGGAGTGTGCCATCTTCAACACGGTGGAGTCTGGGGAAAGTGTGCTGGTAGCGGTCAATGGTATCTGGGGAGAGCGGGCAGCCGATATGGGGGAGAGGGTTG gtgcaaaagtaaaaaccattgtggcgccccctggtggctaCTTGACCAATGCAGAGATTGAGAAG GCTTTATCAGAACACAGACCGGTTCTGTTCTTCCTCGCGCATGGAGAGTCTTCCACAGGAGTCTTGCATCCTTTAGACGGCATTGGCGACTTGTGCCATAA GTATAGCTGCCTTTTCCTTGTTGATTCTGTGGCGTCGATAGGAGGCACTCCTCTCTACATGGACCAGCAAG GGATCGACATTTTGTATACCGGCTCGCAAAAGGTTCTGAATGCCCCTCCTGGTACAGCACCCATTTCCTTCAGCGAGAGAGCATG CCAAAAAGTGTTCAGTCGCACAACAAAACCTGTGTCGTTCTTCTTGGATTTGAGTTGGCTTTCAAACTACTGGGGATGTGATGACAAGCCAGCAAGAAT ATACCACCACACAGTGCCGGTCACCGCCCTTTACTCCCTGAGGGAGAGCCTGGCTGTGCTTGCTGATGAG GGTCTGGAGAAATCCTGGGACAGACATCAGAAGGTGGCAGAGTATTTCCACGCTGGCCTGGAGAGCATGGGTCTCAAACTTTTTGTCAAAGAAAAG CACGCAAGACTTCCCACAGTCACCACAATCGTCGCTCCTCATGGATACGACTGGAAAGAGATCACAACctacatcatgaaaacacacagCTTAGAGATTTCTGGAGGATTGGGGACGTCGGTTGGTTTG GTGTTGCGTGTGGGATTGATGGGATGCAACAGCAGTAAAGCGAATGCAGACATGGTGCTGGCAGCACTAAAAGATGCCCTGAAACACTGCCACCGGAGCAAAGTGTAA
- the LOC102230223 gene encoding allantoinase, mitochondrial-like: MELGSAVSAVRSNRVLFGNEVSPAVIIIKDGKIHKILYSGNFTEDVGSEVLDVGDSVVMPGVVDCHVHVNEPGRTSWEGFWTATRAAAAGGVTTVVDMPLNSVPPTTTLRNFEEKLQEATGKCFVDVAFWGGVVPGNQRELQPMIKAGVAGFKCFLIHSGVDEFPHVAEFDLHTAMKQLQGTGSVLLFHAEMDVQPTTGNNADETDPCQYGTFLRSRPDVMEVEAIRTVAELCLQYRVRCHIVHLSSAKALKLIQKARQAGAPLTVETTHHYLNLCAETIPAGATQFKCCPPIRGSANQEQLWSALKSGQIDMVVSDHSPCTPDLKKLESGDFTQAWGGISSLQFGLPLFWTSASKRDFQLADVVRLLSRNTAQLSSLGNLKGSLAPGFDADLVIWDPETGFQIEEASIHHKNKMTPYLGSTLQGVVRATVLRGRLVYRDGSFCPEPLGKHLLIPQRTGQAQL; encoded by the exons ATGGAGCTCGGATCAGCGGTTAGTGCTGTTAGGAGCAACAGAGTGCTGTTTGGTAATGAAGTGAGTCCAGCTGTCATAATAATTAAAGATGgtaaaatccacaaaatactcTATAGCGGCAACTTTACTGAGGATGTTGGCTCTGAG GTGCTGGATGTGGGGGACAGCGTGGTGATGCCAGGCGTCGTAGACTGCCACGTTCACGTGAACGAGCCGGGCCGCACCTCATGGGAGGGCTTCTGGACGGCCACCAGGGCCGCCGCGGCTGGAGGAGTGACCACCGTCGTGGACATGCCCTT AAACAGCGTCCCTCCAACCACAACGCTCAGAAACTTTgaggagaagctgcaggaggCGACGGGGAAGTGCTTCGTGGACGTAGCCTTCTGGGGAGGAGTTGTTCCTGGAAATCAG CGTGAACTTCAGCCTATGATCAAGGCAGGAGTTGCTGGCTTCAAGTGTTTCCTCATCCACAGCGGTGTTGATGAGTTCCCCCATGTGGCTGAATTTGACCTCCACACGGCCATGAAGCAGCTCCAGGGAACAGGAAGCGTCCTGCTG TTTCACGCAGAGATGGATGTTCAGCCAACAACGGGGAACAACGCTGACG AGACAGACCCTTGCCAGTACGGCACCTTTCTGCGGTCCCGGCCCGATGTCATGGAGGTAGAAGCTATTCGGACTGTTGCAGAACTCTGTCTGCAGTACCG GGTGCGATGCCACATTGTTCACTTGTCATCTGCAAAGGCCCTTAAGCTGATCCAGAAAGCTCGGCAAGCCGGGGCCCCCCTAACGGTGGAGACCACCCATCATTACCTCAACCTGTGTGCAGAAACTATTCCTGCGGGAGCCACACAGTTTAAGTGCTGCCCTCCCATCCGAGGCTCTGCTAACCAG GAGCAGTTGTGGTCTGCGCTGAAAAGTGGACAGATTGACATGGTGGTGTCTGACCACTCCCCCTGCACACCCGACCTTAAGAAACTGGAGAGCGGGGACTTCACGCAGGCCTGGGGAGGGATTTCATCGTTACAATTTG GTTTGCCTCTGTTCTGGACTTCAGCCAGTAAGAGAGACTTTCAGCTGGCTGATGTGGTGAGGCTCCTCAGCAGAAACACAGCACAACTGAGCAGCCTGGGCAACCTGAAGGGCAGCCTGGCCCCTGGCTTTGATGCCGACTTGGTCATTTGGGATCCAGAGACAGGCTTTCAG ATCGAAGAAGCAAGCATTCACCACAAAAACAAG ATGACCCCGTACCTCGGCTCCACGCTGCAGGGAGTGGTGCGTGCGACTGTCCTGAGGGGCCGGCTGGTGTACAGAGATGGCAGCTTCTGCCCTGAACCTCTGGGAAAGCATCTCCTCATCCCCCAGAGGACGGGTCAAGCACAACTGTAG
- the atg4b gene encoding cysteine protease ATG4B yields the protein MDAATLTYDTLRFGEFEDFPETSEPVWILGKEYNALTEKDEILSDVTSRLWFTYRKNFPPIGGTGPTSDTGWGCMLRCGQMILGEALMCRHLGRDWRWAREQKQREEYISILNAFIDKKDSYYSIHQIAQMGVGEGKPIGQWYGPNTVAQVLKKLAVFDTWSRLVVHVAMDNTVIIEEIKRLCMPWLDLAGEAAGEGEVNGCLEGACALAEEETALWRPLVLLIPLRLGLSDINEAYIETLKQCFMLPQSLGVIGGKPNSAHYFIGYVGEELIYLDPHTTQPAVEPCEDGQVPDDTYHCQHPPCRMHICELDPSIAAGFFCKTEDDFDDWCMRIRRLSCKKGGLPMFELVDSQPVHMVSVDTFNLTPDFSDSDRLERFFDSEDEEFEILSL from the exons ATGGATGCAG cTACATTGACATACGACACACTTCGCTTTGGAGAGTTTGAAGATTTTCCCGAGACCTCGGAGCCCGTGTGGATCTTGGGGAAAGAATACAATGCGCTTACAG AGAAAGACGAGATTCTGTCCGACGTCACGTCACGGCTGTGGTTCACGTACAGAAAAAACTTCCCGCCCATCG GAGGCACTGGGCCGACATCGGACACGGGATGGGGATGCATGTTGCGGTGCGGCCAGATGATTCTCGGAGAGGCCTTGATGTGCAGACACTTAGGCAGAG actggAGATGGGCCagagagcagaaacaaagagaagagTACATCAGTATTCTCAACGCCTTCATCGACAAAAAAGACAGCTATTATTCCATCCATCAAATCG CCCAGATGGGCGTCGGAGAGGGGAAGCCCATTGGACAGTGGTATGGGCCTAACACGGTCGCCCAAGTTCTGAA gaagCTGGCTGTGTTTGATACGTGGAGCAGATTAGTTGTACACGTGGCGATGGACAACACTGTGATCATCGAGGAGATCA AGCGTCTTTGCATGCCGTGGCTGGACCTAGCAGGTGAAGCGGCAGGAGAGGGGGAGGTGAACGGCTGTCTGGAGGGAGCGTGCGCCCTGGCTGAGGAGGAGACGGCCCTGTGGAGGCCGCTGGTCCTGCTCATTCCTCTCAGGCTGGGCCTGAGTGACATCAATGAGGCCTACATCGAAACGCTCAAG CAATGCTTCATGCTGCCTCAGTCGCTGGGTGTTATTGGGGGGAAACCCAACAGTGCCCATTACTTCATTGGTTATGTCG GGGAGGAGCTCATCTATTTAGACCCACACACCACGCAGCCCGCCGTGGAGCCGTGCGAAGACGGCCAGGTCCCTGATGACACGTACCACTGTCAGCACCCGCCCTGCCGCATGCACATCTGTGAGCTGGACCCATCCATCGCGGCG ggtttcTTCTGCAAAACGGAGGACGATTTCGACGACTGGTGTATGCGCATACGCAGG TTGTCCTGCAAGAAAGGAGGCCTACCCATGTTTGAATTAGTAGACAGCCAGCCCGTCCACATGGTCAGCGTCGACACCTTTAACCTTACTCCTG ATTTCTCGGACTCGGACAGGCTGGAGCGGTTCTTTGATTCGGAGGACGAGGAGTTTGAAATCTTGTCTCTGTAA
- the dtymk gene encoding thymidylate kinase translates to MASKRGALIVLEGVDRAGKTTQCKKLVQALQQSGRPAEMMRFPDRSTTIGQLISAYLEKKSDLEDHTVHLLFSANRWELVPVMKKKLDQGITLVVDRYAFSGVAFTSAKPGFCLDWCKRPDVGLPKPDLVMFLQLNPAEAALRGQFGNERYETSAFQKSVQEKFEQLMKDPSVNWKIIDASQNVEGVHADIRTHSLNAINETQNMPLGELWKSA, encoded by the exons ATGGCGTCTAAAAGAGGCGCCCTCATTGTGCTGGAGGGGGTGGACAGAGCCGGGAAGACGACACAGTGCAAGAAGCTGGTTCAGGCGCTGCAGCAGAGCGGCCGTCCGGCGGAGATGATGAGGTTTCCCG acagGAGCACAACCATTGGGCAGCTTATCAGCGCCTACCTGGAGAAGAAGAGTGACCTGGAGGACCACACGGTGCACCTCCTGTTCTCTGCGAACCGCTGGGAGCTGGT ACCTGTAATGAAGAAGAAGCTGGATCAGGGCATCACTCTGGTGGTGGACCGATACGCCTTCTCCGGAGTCGCCTTCACCAGCGCCAAGCCG GGCTTCTGCCTGGACTGGTGCAAGCGACCCGACGTGGGCCTGCCCAAGCCCGACCTGGTGATGTTCCTGCAACTGAACCCGGCCGAGGCCGCACTTCGAGGTCAGTTCGGCAACGAACGATACGAAACAAGCGCTTTCCAGAAATCGGTGCAGGAGAAGTTTGAGCAGCTCATGAAGGATCCGTCGGTCAACTGGAAG atcattGATGCCTCCCAGAACGTTGAAGGTGTCCACGCCGACATCAGAACACACAGCCTCAACGCCATCAACGAAACCCAGAACATGCCTCTAGGGGAGCTGTGGAAGTCAGCCTAA